A single window of Pyrus communis chromosome 10, drPyrComm1.1, whole genome shotgun sequence DNA harbors:
- the LOC137747476 gene encoding thylakoid lumenal 16.5 kDa protein, chloroplastic-like, with protein sequence MATAILFTAKSFLPSSSVTLPSSLTTTPTLIHVQKTSTRRGLTFCQALSEEPQSPAPILTKRSLSICFLTSFAFSLVGKDFSSSNAAILEADDDEELLEKVKKDRKKRLERQGVLSSSKKETGYLQELVYRLSKAGQAIESNDLPAASSVLGGSTDTDWVQKANIALDKLSSSPEEKTEVDTFNSSLASLILSVTRNDVESSKLAFVSSARAIEKWTTLTGLIDQLKGL encoded by the exons ATGGCCACAGCCATTCTCTTCACTGCAAAATCCTTCCTCCCTTCCTCTTCTGTTACTCTTCCTTCTTCACTGACAACAACACCGACATTAATTCATGTCCAAAAAACAAGTACAAGGAGAGGATTGACTTTTTGTCAGGCCCTGAGTGAAGAGCCGCAATCACCTGCTCCAATCCTCACCAAAAGAAGCCTGTCCATCTGCTTTCTCACCAGCTTTGCCTTCTCATTGGTTGGCAAAGATTTCAGCAGTTCTAATGCAGCAATTCTGGAAGCTGATGATGACGAGGAACTGTTGGAGAAGGTTAAGAAGGACAGGAAGAAGAGGCTTGAAAGGCAAGGAGTTCTCAGCTCATCAAAGAAAGAAACag GATATCTGCAGGAACTGGTGTACAGGCTGAGCAAAGCAGGCCAAGCCATTGAAAGTAACGATTTGCCTGCAGCCAGTTCGGTTCTTGGGGGCAGCACTGACACAGATTGGGTTCAGAAGGCGAATATCGCTTTGGATAAG CTAAGCTCTAGTCCTGAAGAGAAGACTGAGGTGGATACTTTCAACTCCTCACTAGCTTCATTGATATTATCTG TAACCCGGAACGATGTGGAGTCCTCCAAGCTTGCTTTTGTGTCTTCTGCAAGAGCAATTGAGAAATGGACGACATTAACCGGGCTCATTGACCAGCTCAAGGGACTTTAA
- the LOC137747475 gene encoding methyl-CpG-binding domain-containing protein 11-like produces MASSVEKEGGKEEVVSLELPAPSGWVKKFLPRQSGTPKKNEIVFTAPTGEEITSKRQLEQYLKAHPGGPAASEFDWGTGETPRRSARISEKAKATPPPIESEPPKKRSRKSTSAKKEDKEKEAAPEGAEETKISDLQDAGKAEKDADTEMEKVDVKENQDEEKAPAPPEEAKVQQEVNVPGYAAAPGDSKASVDGKEVEGEKEETVKQPPVEAGKEEVAGDQGKPSIAIADDDKHEGEGEGKKKHGKETAVENMEKATVKGNGEEHISSGVHEAGRRLKK; encoded by the exons ATGGCGAGCTCAGTGGAGAAGGAGGGTGGGAAGGAGGAGGTTGTGTCCTTGGAACTTCCAGCTCCTTCTGGTTGGGTGAAGAAG TTTCTGCCCAGGCAAAGTGGAACTCCTAAGAAAAATGAGATCGTATTTACAGCCCCAACGGGAGAAGAGATCACCAGCAAAAGGCAGTTGGAACAGTACCTGAAAGCACACCCCGGTGGTCCTGCGGCATCAGAATTTGACTGGGGCACTGGTGAGACACCAAGGCGGTCAGCAAGGATTAGTGAGAAGGCCAAAGCAACTCCACCGCCAATAGAAAGTGAGCCCCCAAAGAAGCGAAGCAGAAAATCAACTTCGGCAAAGAAggaggacaaagaaaaggaagcTGCTCCTGAAGGAGCTGAGGAGACAAAAATTAGTGACCTGCAAGATGCTGGAAAAGCTGAGAAGGATGCAGATACTGAGATGGAAAAGGTTGACGTGAAGGAAAACCAAGATGAGGAAAAAGCACCAGCTCCTCCTGAAGAAGCCAAAGTTCAACAAGAAGTTAATGTACCCGGCTATGCTGCGGCTCCGGGAGATTCAAAAGCATCTGTTGATGGGAAGGAGGTTGaaggggaaaaagaagaaacGGTCAAGCAACCACCTGTTGAGGCAGGGAAAGAGGAAGTGGCAGGGGATCAGGGCAAACCCAGCATTGCTATTGCTGATGATGACAAACAtgaaggagaaggagagggaAAAAAGAAACATGGCAAAGAGACCGCagtagaaaatatggagaaagcAACAGTGAAAGGGAATGGCGAGGAACATATTAGTTCAGGCGTTCATGAAGCGGGAAGACGGTTGAAGAAGTGA
- the LOC137748543 gene encoding axial regulator YABBY 5-like: MTSCVDVATEQLCYIPCNFCSIVLAVSVPCSSLFDIVTVRCGHCTNLWSVNMAAAFQSLSWQDVQAQNYNYNSQNYRIDSGSSSKCNKKNATRDPTSDHVTEERGVNRPPEKRQRVPSAYNQFIKEEIQRIKANNPDISHREAFSTAAKNWAHFPHIHFGLMLEANNQAKLDKDPEKHLMSRPALLNN, translated from the exons ATGACGAGCTGCGTCGATGTTGCGACTGAGCAACTCTGTTACATCCCTTGCAACTTTTGCAGTATTGTTCTCGCG GTGAGTGTTCCATGCAGCAGCCTATTTGACATTGTGACCGTCCGATGCGGGCACTGCACCAATTTATGGTCCGTGAACATGGCCGCTGCCTTTCAGTCACTGTCCTGGCAAGATGTTCAG gcACAAAACTACAACTATAACTCTCAGAATTACCGGATTGATTCGGGATCCTCTTCCAAATGCAACAAGAAGAATGCAACCAGAGACCCAACTTCAGATCATGTCACTGAGGAAAGGGGTGTGAATCGAC CTCCCGAGAAGAGGCAACGTGTACCTTCTGCATATAACCAGTTCATAAA GGAGGAGATTCAGAGGATCAAGGCTAATAATCCAGATATTAGCCATAGAGAGGCTTTCAGCACTGCTGCCAAAAAT tGGGCGCACTTCCCTCATATTCATTTTGGGCTGATGTTGGAGGCCAACAATCAGGCTAAGCTGGACAAG GACCCTGAGAAACATCTTATGTCAAGGCCTGCACTACTGAATAACTGA
- the LOC137747486 gene encoding nuclear pore complex protein NUP1-like has protein sequence MEAGTETARSAGLYGERGAGGKLRKPPSRKPNTTPYSRPPSNQAARGPRRWLSGIVDPAYRLISGGATRLFPSFFSKSNSLNALTPPIAQHHDEQHMETEQNAIADREDNSELNNGISIITEIAGPSETADGLKSGSEFEGNKKGDQSESEDIGLSEIEQLLKGKKFSRNEVNHLMEIIHSRRAVELPNLDHKKKKQSFSAAEKAKWPVITDDIPKSSEEKQEDLNKAIWATSAPLPQSAMRDQVGASPVDIARAFMGSRTSEIDPSSKNAVSKDEMATLHGDEFSSKPFLPTLSKPSACWPGSMVQDQRDYSTPQTERGRFGLHNLPRTPYSRTIFSKSKSKLTQLQGGNDKAPRIVFTPLKQSYTPIYGKPRGDTLDGGFGSAGPIRRLRHKSAAQTPATGSPYVRSSSFGPSRVENSSATKGFLPATKNFELGGLSGNSQTQSSHRKSSSFGVPSVHPESSHIARTILEHIDRNPPTPKEKSEELKLAFAWKKTPSSGVSSVNQNGHDSLPLVGGFNSRKLISQDYQKNADKGNSLFKIPPVQNTTKAIAVANNIPAGDGRDGRSLNKITQEDFSKFASSGSEVLDQQKKPASQSSGAKRVFPSISVDKPESKWTFSSGISSGFSFPVSASSEVFSELPTPSFIPTFLASSQHQSNEDGYAVPTYDFGSKKSDPLVFAFPSTSAEIQNDASDIKFSFGSDEPKLSFGSIGKDAICY, from the exons ATGGAGGCCGGCACCGAAACGGCGCGTTCCGCAGGGCTGTACGGAGAGAGAGGTGCGGGAGGGAAGCTGAGGAAGCCACCGTCTCGAAAGCCGAATACGACGCCGTATTCCCGTCCACCTTCGAACCAAGCCGCGCGGGGACCGCGGCGGTGGCTGTCGGGTATTGTCGATCCGGCTTATCGGCTGATATCTGGAGGCGCCACTCGGCTCTTCCCCTCTTTCTTCTCCAAATCGAATTCCCTCAATGCCCTAACTCCGCCCATTGCCCAGCATCACG ATGAGCAGCACATGGAGACGGAACAAAATGCTATCGCTGATCGTGAGGACAATTCCGAGTTGAAT AATGGGATATCCATAATAACTGAAATAGCAGGCCCTAGCGAAACAGCCGATGGATTAAAAAGTGGTTCGGAATTTGAAGGGAATAAGAAGGGTGACCAGTCTGAGTCTGAGGATATTGGACTTTCTGAAATTGAGCAGCTATTGAAGGGGAAAAAGTTTTCTAG GAATGAAGTCAATCACTTGATGGAAATTATACATTCGAGGAGGGCTGTTGAACTTCCTAATTTggatcacaaaaagaaaaaacaaagctttAGTGCTGCTGAAAAAGCCAAGTGGCCTGTAATTACAGATGATATTCCGAAGTCATCTGAAGAAAAGCAGGAAGACTTGAATAAAGCTATTTGGGCAACCTCAGCCCCTCTACCGCAGTCAGCT ATGCGAGATCAAGTTGGTGCTTCACCTGTTGATATTGCAAGAGCATTTATGGGAAGCAGAACATCAGAAATTGATCCTTCGTCTAAGAATGCAGTGTCAAAAGATGAAATGGCCACACTGCATGGCGATGAGTTCTCTTCCAAACCATTTCTTCCAACACTGTCTAAACCATCGGCATGCTGGCCTGGTTCTATGGTACAGGATCAACGTGATTATTCAACTCCACAGACTGAAAGAGGCAGATTTGGCCTTCATAATCTTCCTCGAACTCCTTATTCTAGAACTATCTtttcaaaatccaaatccaag TTAACTCAATTACAAGGTGGTAATGACAAAGCCCCAAGAATTGTATTTACTCCATTGAAACAATCGTATACTCCTATATATGGGAAG CCAAGGGGTGATACATTGGATGGTGGCTTTGGATCAGCTGGACCAATTCGCAGGTTACGACATAAATCTGCTGCGCAAACTCCTGCTACAGGATCTCCTTATGTCCGTTCCTCTTCGTTTGGGCCTTCACGGGTGGAGAACTCCAGTGCTACCAAAGGCTTCTTGCCTGCCACGAAGAATTTTGAACTTGGAGGATTAAGTGGGAACTCCCAAACCCAATCATCACACAGGAAGTCTTCCAGCTTTGGTGTGCCTAGTGTTCATCCAGAGTCTAGTCATATTGCTAGGACAATCTTGGAGCACATTGATAGAAACCCGCCCACTCCTAAAGAGAAGTCAGAAGAGTTAAAGCTAGCCTTTGCATGGAAGAAAACCCCGTCTTCTGGTGTTTCTTCAGTCAACCAGAATGGACATGATAGCTTACCACTTGTAGGAGGGTTCAATTCTCGTAAGCTCATAAGTCAAGATTACCAGAAAAATGCTGACAAGGGAAATTCTCTGTTTAAGATTCCACCTGTGCAGAACACTACAAAAGCCATTGCTGTTGCAAACAATATCCCTGCTGGTGATGGGAGGGATGGAAGATCTCTGAACAAGATTACACAAGAG GATTTTTCGAAGTTTGCTTCATCTGGCTCTGAGGTACTAGATCAACAAAAGAAGCCTGCATCTCAATCTTCAGGGGCTAAACGTGTGTTTCCTTCTATATCCGTTGACAAGCCCGAATCAAAATGGACATTTTCTTCTGGTATCAGCTCTGGCTTCAGTTTCCCTGTCTCTGCATCGTCTGAAGTGTTTTCTGAACTACCAACACCATCCTTTATACCAACTTTCCTGGCAAGCAGTCAGCATCAGTCCAATGAAGATGGATACGCTGTTCCTACTTACGATTTTGGATCCAAGAAGTCAGATCCCCTTGTGTTTGCATTCCCTTCTACAAGTGCGGAAATTCAGAACGATGCTTCAGATATTAAGTTCAGTTTTGGATCAGATGAGCCGAAGTTGTCTTTCGGTTCAATAGGCAAAGACGCCATCTGTTATTAA
- the LOC137749009 gene encoding equilibrative nucleotide transporter 8-like, with translation MEGGVKGVEYQAQPRDAYKIAYIIHFLLGAGNLLPWNAFITAVDYFGHLYPTKHVEKVFSVAYMSSSVLVLLVMMTWSGWWEKMSPRLRLNLGFSLFVLSLMVAPITDWLSHSSALSSGRANAGYCVTVASVVVCGLADGLVGGSLMGSAGKLPKKYMQAVFAGTASSGVIISLLRISTKAMLPQTPKGLQTSAHLYFIVSTMFLLCCILACNLLYRLTVMQEHCRLAQEEPYCARPKFWDVARKIPVPAFGIFVTYTVTLSIFPGFIAEDLESNLFRDWYPILLITVYNVADLVGKSLTAVYLLKSIKRATLACIARLLFYPIFTACLHGPPWLKTEIPMGVLTFMLGLTNGYLTSVLMMTVPKTVPASEAELSAIVMVVFLGVGLVSGSVLGWFWIL, from the exons ATGGAAGGTGGAGTAAAGGGTGTTGAATATCAAGCCCAGCCAAGAGATGCTTACAAGATTGCTTACATTATTCATTTCTTGCTGGGAGCAGGCAATTTGCTTCCTTGGAATGCATTCATCACCGCCGTTGATTATTTCGGGCATCTCTATCCCACCAAGCATGTCGAGAAGGTCTTCTCTGTCGCTTACATGAGTTCTTCGGTACTCGTATTGCTTGTGATGATGACATGGAGTGGCTGGTGGGAGAAGATGAGTCCTAGGCTGAGACTCAACTTGGGATTTTCTCTGTTTGTTCTCTCGTTAATGGTGGCTCCAATTACGGACTGGCTTTCGCACAGTTCTGCGTTGAGTAGTGGGAGAGCTAATGCAGGTTATTGCGTGACAGTTGCATCAGTTGTAGTGTGTGGCTTAGCTGATGGCTTGGTAGGAGGAAGCTTGATGGGATCCGCCGGCAAGCTTCCGAAAAAATACATGCAAGCTGTTTTTGCAGGAACCGCTTCTTCAG GTGTGATAATTTCTCTGCTGAGGATTTCAACCAAGGCGATGCTTCCACAAACCCCGAAGGGACTACAAACAAGCGCGCACTTGTACTTCATCGTCAGCACCATGTTCCTCCTGTGCTGCATCCTCGCCTGCAACTTGTTATACAGGTTGACAGTCATGCAGGAACACTGCAGGCTTGCTCAAGAAGAACCTTATTGCGCAAGACCAAAATTTTGGGACGTGGCGCGAAAAATCCCCGTGCCAGCTTTTGGGATTTTCGTAACCTATACAGTGACTCTGTCGATTTTTCCAGGATTTATTGCCGAAGATCTCGAATCCAATCTTTTTCGAGATTGGTATCCTATTTTGCTGATCACAGTGTACAATGTTGCAGATTTAGTGGGAAAATCATTGACTGCAGTATATCTTCTAAAGAGCATTAAAAGGGCAACTTTGGCTTGCATTGCAAGGCTCCTATTTTATCCAATCTTCACCGCTTGCCTCCACGGACCGCCATGGCTGAAAACTGAAATTCCAATGGGGGTTCTCACATTTATGCTTGGATTGACCAATGGGTATCTGACAAGTGTTCTCATGATGACTGTTCCGAAAACTGTGCCGGCTTCTGAAGCGGAGCTATCTGCCATTGTCATGGTGGTGTTCCTTGGAGTTGGCTTGGTTAGCGGCTCGGTTCTCGGGTGGTTCTGGATTTTATGA
- the LOC137747214 gene encoding uncharacterized protein, translated as MLLRSSSTPVLNSLLPHSKDSTFSDQQPEIVPQISRTRSVTLSASSWSPFLLSPISDSTRRLTRAVSADDLRDFSVASPRRKAFSNPLNGFEEREEEEEEIKMEMGFIASGFGGTALLGLPEFEGCEAGLRENRGLLSVLDGSGVGGGGGKICGGNGGGSGGSDEGDGGSNGFWESNQGGASTEAYYQKMIDANPGNPMLLSNYARFLKDVRGDFEKAEEYCGRAILAGPNDGNVLSLFADLVWQIHKDAPRAQSYFDQAVQAAPDDSYVLASYAKFLWDSEEEEEEDEEEDEEENVKEGANNRAPATNLFHGIPPVPPPLAAAA; from the exons ATGCTTCTACGGAGCTCATCGACGCCGGTGCTCAATTCATTGCTGCCGCATTCCAAAGACTCCACATTCTCCGATCAGCAACCGGAAATAGTCCCGCAAATTTCGAGAACTCGCTCCGTTACCCTCTCGGCGTCGTCGTGGTCGCCCTTTTTGCTGTCGCCGATCAGCGACTCGACGAGGAGGTTGACCCGGGCGGTCTCCGCGGACGATCTCAGAGATTTCTCAGTTGCGTCGCCGAGAAGAAAGGCCTTTAGCAACCCGTTAAATGGGtttgaggagagagaggaggaggaagaggagataAAGATGGAGATGGGCTTTATTGCTTCTGGCTTTGGCGGAACGGCGTTGTTGGGATTGCCGGAGTTTGAGGGGTGTGAGGCGGGGTTGAGGGAGAACAGGGGGTTGCTGAGCGTTTTAGATGGGAGTGGCGTTGGTGGAGGAGGCGGCAAGATCTGCGGTGGTAATGGCGGAGGGAGTGGTGGATCGGACGAAGGAGATGGTGGGAGCAATGGGTTTTGGGAATCGAATCAAGGCGGTGCGAGCACTGAAGCGTACTACCAGAAAATGATCGACGCTAATCCTGGAAATCCCATGCTCCTTAGCAATTATGCTCGATTTTTGAAAGAC GTTCGAGGGGATTTCGAAAAAGCCGAAGAATACTGCGGGAGAGCAATTCTGGCGGGCCCGAACGACGGAAATGTTCTGTCATTGTTTGCGGATTTGGTATGGCAGATTCATAAGGATGCTCCCAGAGCTCAGTCTTACTTTGATCAAGCTGTTCAAGCTGCCCCTGATGATAG TTATGTTCTAGCATCATATGCGAAATTCCTCTGGGAttcggaggaggaggaggaggaagacgaaGAGGAAGACGAGGAGGAGAATGTGAAAGAAGGGGCGAATAACAGGGCTCCGGCAACCAATTTGTTTCATGGAATTCCTCCCGTACCACCTCCATTAGCTGCTGCTGCATAG